From Fusarium fujikuroi IMI 58289 draft genome, chromosome FFUJ_chr07, a single genomic window includes:
- a CDS encoding probable TIM23 translocase: MSSLWNAFTSGNKPAHQQQQSQSQSHQQPTTQEPSHYAYDPTEGQGVESFLQSSAFADPSQLHPLAGLNRDTLEYISLEDSALSELPGGQSVLPSRGFTDDLCYGTGITYLAGLGIGGAWGLQEGLRRSAGQPPKLRLNAVLNSVTRRGPFLGNSLGVVAIIYNCINSLIGSVRGKHDAGNTVLAGALSGMLFKSTRGLRPMAISGGIVASVAGAWAIVRRSFFPIPEPVPAVSDELTL; encoded by the exons ATGTCTTCTCTTTGGAACGCTTTCACCAGTGGCAATAAGCCCGcccaccagcagcagcagtcgCAGTCGCAGTCGCACCAACAACCCACGACACAAGAACCCTCGCATTACGCCTACGACCCCACGGAAGGCCAGGGCGTCGAGTCTTTTCTTCAGAGCTCTGCCTTTGCCGACCCCTCGCAATTGCATCCCCTCGCCGGCCTCAACAGAGATACGCTTGAATATATTTCCCTCGAAGATTCAGCCCTGTCCGAGTTGCCTGGTGGCCAATCAGTTCTGCCCTCGCGAGGCTTCACAGACGACTTGTGTTATGGTACCGGAATCACATATCTCGCTGGCCTGGGAATTGGAGGTGCTTGGGGTCTGCAGGAGGGTCTCCGAAGGTCGGCTGGTCAGCCTCCCAAGCTGCGATTGAACGCTGTTCTCAACTCGGTTACTCGACGAGGACCTTTCCTCGGTAACTCGCTGGGTGTCGTCGCTATTATCTACAACTGCATCAACTCATTGATTGGATCTGTCCGCGGAAAGCATGATGCCGGAAACACTGTCCTCGCTGGTGCGCTGAGTGGTATGCTCTTTAAGAGCACCCGTGGACTTCGACCCATGGCCATCTCTGGTGGTATCGTGGCTTCTGTCGCTGGTGCTTGGGCT ATTGTCCGACGATCTTTCTTCCCTATCCCAGAGCCCGTCCCTGCGGTTTCTGACGAACTTACTCTGTAA
- a CDS encoding related to PQ loop repeat protein, whose translation MTPPTANLNLDVEAISGICGSISIACWVVVFSPQIIQNFQRSSADALSIQFIIVWLLGDVFNILGAVLQGVLPTMIILAIYYTIADIVLLGQCFYYRGFTWRDAPTPAAKPNTPAPGEPNERTGLIAHDRHEERRGSDWSGLSPAVPHIAEDATPQTPTILQTVVWNTIIVLMVIAAGVVGWFLGQKASTGDKHGDNNAGGEDSLHFSLSGQIFGYLCTVAYIASRLPQLILNWRRKTTDGLSMLFFLFACLGNITYVLSIFAYEPKCKHDECRPGEARHIYGKYILVNLSWLAGSLVTLFLDLGVFAQYFMYSKPESTATPTRRRINDNVTEEDEYDDDESLNEDSWDQRPLLQRGDSVYHP comes from the exons ATGACTCCGCCAACTGCGAATCTGAACCTTGACGTTGAGGCGATCTCGGGCATTTGCGG TTCTATCTCCATTGCCTGCTGGG TTGTCGTCTTCTCTCCTCAAATCATCCAAAACTTCCAGCGCAGCAGTGCCGATGCCCTCTCGATTCAATTCATCATTGTCTGGCTTCTCGGCGATGTTTTCAACATTCTGGGTGCCGTCCTTCAGGGCGTTTTACCGACCATG atcATCCTCGCTATCTACTACACGATCGCTGACATCGTCCTTCTGGGCCAGTGCTTCTACTATCGTGGTTTTACATGGCGCGATGCCCCGACCCCTGCTGCGAAGCCCAACACCCCGGCCCCTGGTGAACCTAACGAGCGCACTGGTCTGATCGCTCACGATCGTCACGAGGAGCGCCGCGGCTCAGACTGGTCTGGCCTGTCACCAGCTGTTCCTCACATCGCCGAAGATGCCACTCCTCAGACCCCTACTATCCTTCAGACTGTGGTTTGgaacaccatcatcgtcttgaTGGTCATCGCagctggtgttgttggctggTTCCTGGGTCAGAAAGCTTCTACTGGCGACAAGCATGGCGACAACAATGCTGGAGGCGAGGACAGCCTTCACTTCAGTCTTTCGGGTCAGATCTTTGGATATCTCTGCACCGTCGCATACATCGCTTCTCGTCTCCCCCAGCTCATCCTGAACTGGAGGCGCAAGACAACCGACGGACTCAGcatgctcttcttcctttttgcATGTCTCGGAAACATTACTTATGTCTTGTCCATCTTCGCCTACGAACCTAAGTGCAAGCACGATGAATGCCGACCCGGCGAGGCTCGTCATATTTACGGCAAATACATCCTCGTCAACCTGAGCTGGCTCGCTGGCAGTCTCGTTACTCTTTTCCTAGATTTGGGTGTGTTTGCCCAGTACTTCATGTACAGCAAGCCGGAGAGCACTGCTACGCCTACTCGTCGGCGAATCAACGACAACGTCACTGAGGAAGACGagtacgatgatgacgagagtCTCAACGAGGACAGCTGGGACCAGCGTCCTCTGCTCCAGAGGGGCGACTCTGTCTATCACCCATGA
- a CDS encoding related to NPY1-NADH pyrophosphatase I of the Nudix family of hydrolases, has a peroxisomal targetin gives MSTTTSGPGLPEIAVLQTDDSMLTRRFGKEVVNYYAGGRINRYSFLRADTGFLRQAFSSPTARYLALHDLNPLVVDKKTPAYLTFKDVEPLIGPDHFALTEDEAIQSFNSAETRPLVVFVGMLEEGNEKDSIPSSDHGDVQGHPYFAIDITPKGNHAEKATQFLEEQEKKGLSLDKNPRAMNQSPEAAALYAQARSIIDWNTRSPFCAGCGLPNLSVHAGYKRVCPPADKKGGASSEPRGDCPTRHGVSNICFPRTDPTMIAAVVSADGTKILLGRQKRWPPHWYSTLAGFLEPGESIEESVRREVWEESGVRVGRVVIHSSQPWPYPSSLMIGAIAQALPGDGEKISLNDKELEVAKWFSMDEARQALKNGTSSLGEPAPEGYKEGDLRLPPPQAIANRLITAVVEGYLTVGPKM, from the exons ATGTCAACAACCACTTCAGGTCCAGGGCTGCCCGAGATTGCAGTTCTTCAAACCGACGACTCAATGTTGACTCGCCGTTTTGGAAAAGAGGTTGTCAACTACTACGCCGGTGGCCGTATCAACAGATACTCTTTTCTGCGTGCCGATACTGGCTTCCTTCGACAAGCCTTCAGCAGCCCTACAGCTAGATATCTAGCACTCCATGACCTGAACCCTCTGGTTGTTGACAAAAAGACCCCGGCTTATCTGACCTTTAAGGATGTCGAGCCTCTGATCGGACCGGACCATTTCGCTCTCACTGAGGATGAAGCTATCCAGAGCTTCAACTCTGCTGAGACCAGACCCCTGGTTGTTTTCGTTGGTATGCTAGAGGAGGGTAACGAGAAGGATTCAATCCCGTCCTCCGACCACGGGGATGTCCAGGGCCACCCCTATTTCGCCATTGACATCACTCCCAAGGGAAACCACGCTGAGAAAGCCACTCAGTTCTTGGAGGAAcaggagaagaaaggacTGTCTTTGGATAAGAACCCTCGAGCGATGAATCAGTCGCCTGAGGCTG CCGCTCTCTACGCTCAAGCCAGGTCTATCATCGACTGGAATACACGAAGTCCCTTCTGCGCCGGTTGCGGGCTGCCCAACCTCTCAGTTCACGCTGGTTATAAGCGCGTCTGCCCTCCCGCCGATAAGAAAGGCGGAGCTTCCAGTGAACCTCGAGGTGATTGTCCCACCCGTCACGGCGTCTCAAACATCTGTTTCCCTAGAACGGATCCCACGATGATTGCCGCTGTTGTTTCCGCAGATGGAACGAAGATTCTTCTTGGCCGCCAGAAGCGTTGGCCTCCTCACTGGTACAGCACGCTTGCTGGTTTCCTTGAGCCTGGTGAGTCTATCGAGGAGTCGGTTCGGCGAGAGGTTTGGGAGGAGAGCGGTGTTCGTGTTGGGCGCGTTGTCATCCACTCGAGTCAGCCGTGGCCTTATCCTTCCAGCTTGATGATTGGAGCTATTGCTCAGGCTCTGCCTGGTGATGGCGAGAAGATCTCTCTGAACGACAAGGAGTTGGAGGTGGCCAAGTGGTTCTCCATGGACGAAGCCCGCCAGGCTCTTAAGAATGGAACGAGCAGCCTTGGGGAGCCTGCTCCCGAGGGGTACAAGGAGGGAGATTTGCGAttgcctcctcctcaggctATTGCCAATCGGTTGATTactgctgttgttgaaggaTATTTGACTGTGGGACCCAAGATGTGA
- a CDS encoding probable GAP1-General amino acid permease produces MASTPPTDYGKEAVLDVSETRDVETGEVKNGGLKQDLKNRHMQMIAIGGAIGAGLFVGSGGALQKGGPAALLIGYLIIGIMLLCTCLALAEMAVLYPVNGAFFTYIVRFVDPSWGFAMGWQYALAWLTVLPFELIAASITIRFWREDINMAVWVSVFLVVLMGIQIFGVRGYGEVEFVLSIIKICACVGFIILGIVINCGGVGDQGYIGVKYWRDPGAFTSFKGFCAVFVVAAFSFGGTEMVGLAAAESANPRKSIPMASKQVFWRIAIFYILNLFIVGLILPANDPRLMGASGANTKASPFVLAIQDAGIKVLPSIMNAVITVAVLSVANSCTFGSTRTIQAMAERNMAPNFFKYIDSKGRPLYCVILQIAFGLLAYIGAAPQGMEIFGWLLALTGLGFLFVWGSICLAHIRMRAGMKAQGVNLGLIPYKTPFGVAGSYLGLGLNILALIASFYTALYPASGASPNAEAFFSSYLAFFSVALLYLGYKICTRKWQMFVRPSEMDLASGAVWLEEEEPKEPFVWADAPKRVLRSFF; encoded by the exons ATGGCTTCTACTCCTCCCACCGATTACGGCAAGGAGGCCGTTCTCGATGTCTCCGAGACACGAGATGTCGAGACTGGCGAGGTCAAGAACGGTGGTCTCAAGCAAGATCTCAAGAACCGACACATGCAAATGATTGCCATCG GTGGTGCTATCGGTGCTGGTCTCTTCGTCGGTTCAGGTGGTGCCCTCCAGAAGGGTGGCCCTGCTGCTCTCCTCATCGGctatctcatcatcggtatCATGCTTCTCTGCACATGCTTGGCCCTCGCTGAGATGGCTGTCCTCTACCCCGTCAACGGTGCCTTCTTCACATACATCGTCCGCTTCGTCGATCCTTCATGGGGTTTCGCCATGGGTTGGCAATACGCTCTCGCTTGGTTGACTGTCCTGCCTTTCGAACTCATCGCCgcttccatcaccatcagaTTCTGGAGAGAAGATATCAACATGGCTGTTTGGGTCTCTGTCTTCCTTGTTGTCCTCATGGGCATTCAGATCTTCGGTGTTCGAGGTTACGGTGAAGTTGAGTTTGttctctccatcatcaagatctgTGCCTGTGTTGGTTTCATCATCCTCGGTATTGTCATCAACTGCGGTGGCGTTGGCGACCAGGGCTACATCGGTGTCAAGTACTGGCGCGATCCTGGTGCTTTCACCAGCTTCAAGGGTTTCTGCGCTGTCTTCGTCGTTGCTGCTTTCTCCTTCGGTGGTACTGAGATGGTCGgtctggctgctgctgagtctGCCAACCCCCGCAAGTCTATTCCCATGGCTAGCAAGCAGGTCTTCTGGCGAATCGCCATCTTCTACATTCTTAACCTGTTCATCGTCGGTCTCATCCTCCCCGCCAACGACCCTCGTCTGATGGGTGCCAGCGGtgccaacaccaaggcctCTCCCTTCGTTCTCGCTATCCAGGATGCCGGTATCAAGGTCCTCCCTAGCATCATGAACGCTGTCATCACTGTTGCTGTTCTCTCCGTTGCCAACTCCTGCACTTTCGGTTCTACCCGAACCATCCAGGCTATGGCTGAGCGCAACATGGCTCCTAACTTCTTCAAGTACATCGACTCCAAGGGCCGCCCTCTCTACTGTGTTATCCTCCAGATCGCCTTCGGTCTCCTTGCCTACATTGGCGCTGCTCCTCAGGGTATGGAGATTTTCGGCTGGCTCCTGGCCCTTACTggtcttggcttcctcttcgtctgGGGCTCTATCTGCCTCGCTCACATCCGCATGCGTGCCGGCATGAAGGCTCAGGGCGTCAACCTCGGTCTCATTCCCTACAAGACCCCCTTCGGCGTTGCTGGATCTTAcctcggtctcggtctcaacatcctcgccCTCATCGCCTCTTTCTACACTGCTCTCTACCCTGCCTCCGGCGCCTCTCCCAACGCTGAggccttcttcagctcttacctcgccttcttctctgtTGCCCTTCTCTACCTCGGCTACAAGATCTGCACACGCAAGTGGCAGATGTTTGTCCGTCCCTCTGAGATGGATCTGGCCAGCGGCGCTGTCTggttggaggaggaggagcccaaGGAGCCCTTCGTCTGGGCTGACGCCCCCAAGAGGGTTCTCCGAAGCTTTTTCTAA